A part of Canis lupus familiaris isolate Mischka breed German Shepherd chromosome 4, alternate assembly UU_Cfam_GSD_1.0, whole genome shotgun sequence genomic DNA contains:
- the RANBP3L gene encoding ran-binding protein 3-like isoform X1, whose translation MSTIQRKGSSHLFDSLSTCKLKFPEDQRQQEKSVIAQPIFVFAKREQTFKRPAEDSTYEASEHECNGFLRKRVRSSSFTLHTTHPQSPGASSLSQNRMRSSSFTNLLTFPPSGPVKKNNVFMTSSLVQRNADMNSTEQGPVKHSEHVLRPAILQPPQAQRCEKVRKTFGHNSLEACKTKEKTKNKISEGNSCLLSENLPSARISVQLTTNQNCLGATSVGCQPNEDKYSFKSCSSDFVFGENMVERVLDTQNLTQPQLENDSHTEEKPFKSTLEFPVTSPNSSTHSIQRISLIESAAAFSSKPSPKCLLEKIDVVTGEEAEHNVLKINCKLFIFNKTTQSWIERGRGALRLNDTASSDCGTFQSRLIMRNQGSLRLILNSKLWTQMEIQRANHKNLRITATDLEDYSIKVFLIQASAKDTGCLYAAIHHRLVALRSFDKQKDLNQAESQSETILQQLNCESCDEDEDDFIQVTKNRSDPSRWTHRQSVACS comes from the exons AAAAATCTGTCATTGCTCAACCAATATTTGTTTTTGCAAAGAGAGAACAAACTTTTAAG AGACCTGCAGAGGACTCCACCTATGAAGCATCAGAACATG AATGCAATGGTTTTCTGAGAAAGCGCGTAAGGTCTTCATCTTTTACTTTGCACACTACACATCCTCAGTCCCCAGGAG CATCAAGCTTGTCCCAGAATCGAATGAGATCATCATCCTTCACCAACCTCCTGACCTTCCCCCCTTCTGGGCCAG tgaagaaaaacaatgtttttatgaCATCATCTCTTGTGCAAAGGAATGCTGACATGAACAGTACAGAACAAG GTCCTGTGAAACATTCTGAACATGTTCTAAGACCTGCTATTTTGCAGCCACCTCAAGCTCAAAGGTGtgaaaaagtgagaaaaacattTGGACACAATTCCCTGGAAGCCTGCAagaccaaagaaaaaacaaagaataag atCTCTGAGGGGAACTCCTGTTTGCTAAGTGAAAATTTACCAAGTGCCAGAATTTCAGTCCAGCTGACTACTAACCAGAATTGTTTAGGTGCTACATCAGTAGG atGTCAACCAAATGAAGataagtattcttttaaaagctGCAGTTCTGACTTCGTGTTTGGAGAAAACATGGTAGAAAGAGTTTTG GATACTCAAAATCTCACCCAACCTCAACTGGAAAATGATTCACACACTGAGGAAAAACCATTCAAATCCACCCTAGAATTCCCTGTTACCTCTCCAAACTCAA GCACACACTCTATTCAAAGGATATCCCTAATTGAATCAGCTGCTGCTTTCTCTTCTAAGCCATCACCAAAATGCTTGCTGGAGAAAATTGATGTTGTaacaggggaagaagcagagcatAATGTGTTAAAG ATCAACTGCAAGCTTTTTATATTCAACAAAACAACACAGTCGTGGATTGAAAGGGGCAGAGGAGCTTTGAGGCTGAATGACACAGCAAGCAGTGACTGTGGAACATTCCAGTCAAGACTAA TTATGCGCAATCAAGGCAGCCTGAGGCTGATTCTCAATAGCAAACTCTGGACTCAAATGGAGATTCAAAGAGCAAACCACAAAAATTTGAGAATAACAGCGACTGACTTAGAAGACTATAGCATCAAAGTGTTTTTAATTCAG GCCAGTGCCAAAGACACAGGATGTCTGTATGCAGCAATACATCATCGGCTTGTTGCACTTCGAAGTTTTGATAAACAGAAAGATCTAAATCAAGCTGAAAGCCAGTCAGAAACAATCCTCCAACAACTAAACTGCGAAAGCTGTGACGAAGATGAGGATGATTTCATCCAAGTCACTAAAAATAGATCAG
- the RANBP3L gene encoding ran-binding protein 3-like isoform X2 → MRSSSFTNLLTFPPSGPVKKNNVFMTSSLVQRNADMNSTEQGPVKHSEHVLRPAILQPPQAQRCEKVRKTFGHNSLEACKTKEKTKNKISEGNSCLLSENLPSARISVQLTTNQNCLGATSVGCQPNEDKYSFKSCSSDFVFGENMVERVLDTQNLTQPQLENDSHTEEKPFKSTLEFPVTSPNSSTHSIQRISLIESAAAFSSKPSPKCLLEKIDVVTGEEAEHNVLKINCKLFIFNKTTQSWIERGRGALRLNDTASSDCGTFQSRLIMRNQGSLRLILNSKLWTQMEIQRANHKNLRITATDLEDYSIKVFLIQASAKDTGCLYAAIHHRLVALRSFDKQKDLNQAESQSETILQQLNCESCDEDEDDFIQVTKNRSDPSRWTHRQSVACS, encoded by the exons ATGAGATCATCATCCTTCACCAACCTCCTGACCTTCCCCCCTTCTGGGCCAG tgaagaaaaacaatgtttttatgaCATCATCTCTTGTGCAAAGGAATGCTGACATGAACAGTACAGAACAAG GTCCTGTGAAACATTCTGAACATGTTCTAAGACCTGCTATTTTGCAGCCACCTCAAGCTCAAAGGTGtgaaaaagtgagaaaaacattTGGACACAATTCCCTGGAAGCCTGCAagaccaaagaaaaaacaaagaataag atCTCTGAGGGGAACTCCTGTTTGCTAAGTGAAAATTTACCAAGTGCCAGAATTTCAGTCCAGCTGACTACTAACCAGAATTGTTTAGGTGCTACATCAGTAGG atGTCAACCAAATGAAGataagtattcttttaaaagctGCAGTTCTGACTTCGTGTTTGGAGAAAACATGGTAGAAAGAGTTTTG GATACTCAAAATCTCACCCAACCTCAACTGGAAAATGATTCACACACTGAGGAAAAACCATTCAAATCCACCCTAGAATTCCCTGTTACCTCTCCAAACTCAA GCACACACTCTATTCAAAGGATATCCCTAATTGAATCAGCTGCTGCTTTCTCTTCTAAGCCATCACCAAAATGCTTGCTGGAGAAAATTGATGTTGTaacaggggaagaagcagagcatAATGTGTTAAAG ATCAACTGCAAGCTTTTTATATTCAACAAAACAACACAGTCGTGGATTGAAAGGGGCAGAGGAGCTTTGAGGCTGAATGACACAGCAAGCAGTGACTGTGGAACATTCCAGTCAAGACTAA TTATGCGCAATCAAGGCAGCCTGAGGCTGATTCTCAATAGCAAACTCTGGACTCAAATGGAGATTCAAAGAGCAAACCACAAAAATTTGAGAATAACAGCGACTGACTTAGAAGACTATAGCATCAAAGTGTTTTTAATTCAG GCCAGTGCCAAAGACACAGGATGTCTGTATGCAGCAATACATCATCGGCTTGTTGCACTTCGAAGTTTTGATAAACAGAAAGATCTAAATCAAGCTGAAAGCCAGTCAGAAACAATCCTCCAACAACTAAACTGCGAAAGCTGTGACGAAGATGAGGATGATTTCATCCAAGTCACTAAAAATAGATCAG